The Catellatospora citrea DNA segment CAGGTTTGCGACGCCGATGCCGAGCCAGTCGCCGACGCGCCGCACCGCCTCCCGCGCCACGGGGTCGCCGCGCTCGGCGTCCGCGACGACCGCCCGCACCGCGTCGCGTCCGATCAGGTCGGCCGGTCGTCCCGCCTCGTCGAGCAGGGCCCGCTCGCCGACCTCGGCCTCCAGGCAACCCCGCGCGCCGCAGGAGCAGGGCCGCCCGTCGTGCGGGTTGATCAGCATGTGGCCGACCTCGCAGCCGTATCCGGCCTCGCCGTCGAGCAACTCGCCACCGACGATGATGCCGCCGCCGACTCCGACGTCCCCGTGCAGGTAGACGATGTTCTGCGCGCCGACCCCGGCGCCGCGCGCGTGTTCGGCCAGCGCGCCCAGGTGCGCCTCGTTGCCGACGGCGACGGGCAGGCCCAGCCCGAGCCGCGCGCCGAGTTCGCCCCCGAAGGCCTGGTCGACCCAGCCCAGGTAGGGGCCGTAGCGGACCACGCCGTCGCCGGGGCGGATCATCCCGCAGTACGACGCCCCGACGCCGACGCAGACCGCGTCCGGCGGCGCGGCGTCGTGCAGTTCCCGGCCGAAGCCGGCCAGCACGCCGACCACTGCGTCGAGATCGGGCCCGGACCGCGAGCGCGGTGCGACCCGGCGCTCCAGGACCGTGCCGCCCAGCGCCACCCGGGCCGCGACCAGCCGGTCCACCGCGACGTCGAAGGCCAGCACGTACACCTGCTGCCCAGCGGGGGTGACCACCAGCGACGGGCGGCCCGAGCGGCCCTCGCCCGCGGGGCGGCGTTCGTGCACCAGGCCCGCGGCGCTCAGCTTCGTGGTCAGCCCCATGATGGTGCTGCGATTGAGGTTCATCCGCTCGGCCAGCACCGCGCGCGACAGCGGTCCGTCGCGGTGCACGTGCCGCAGGAGCACGCCGAGGTTCGGCTGTGAAGCCTCCTCGGTGGCGAGGTCGGCCCGCAGCGTCGCAGGACTGGTCGGCATCGGAGAGCACCTTGGGGCTGGTGACGTTGAAGGATCAACGATACGGGACGGCACCCGCCGCCGCCCAGCCGCCGAGGGCCGCCCATTGACTTTGACATAGAGACGCGTCAAACTCACGCATTGACAATCTTGTTTGCGTGGACGGCGTCACGCGAGCCC contains these protein-coding regions:
- a CDS encoding ROK family transcriptional regulator, with the translated sequence MRADLATEEASQPNLGVLLRHVHRDGPLSRAVLAERMNLNRSTIMGLTTKLSAAGLVHERRPAGEGRSGRPSLVVTPAGQQVYVLAFDVAVDRLVAARVALGGTVLERRVAPRSRSGPDLDAVVGVLAGFGRELHDAAPPDAVCVGVGASYCGMIRPGDGVVRYGPYLGWVDQAFGGELGARLGLGLPVAVGNEAHLGALAEHARGAGVGAQNIVYLHGDVGVGGGIIVGGELLDGEAGYGCEVGHMLINPHDGRPCSCGARGCLEAEVGERALLDEAGRPADLIGRDAVRAVVADAERGDPVAREAVRRVGDWLGIGVANLINLFNPGVVIFGGIMRDVYLGAEPQIRSRIERHVLPVSRERVRLATAALGDDTTLLGAAELAFAELLAHPLGVMAQAGR